The Aquificaceae bacterium DNA window AAGGGCAAACACCTACTTGTAAAGAACGGTGACTCTGTAAACGCAGGAGATCCCCTCACCGATGGCACACCTGTGCCAGAGGAAATACTCAAAATAAAGGGTGTAGAGGAGCTCCAGAGGTTCCTACTCAAAGAGGTTCAAATGGTCTACAGACTACAAGGCGTGGATATAAACGATAAGCACTTTGAGATAATAATCCGTCAAATGCTTAGGCGTAGGCGTATAGTGGACCCAGGGGACAGCAGGTTCTTGGTAAACGAAGAGGTAGAAGTAGAAGAGCTACAACGAGAGGTGGAAAGGATACGAGCGGAAGGTGGCAAGATACCAAAGGCAGAGCCCATACTTGTGGGTATATCAAAGGCTGCACTCACATCAAGGAGCTGGATTTCTGCAGCATCCTTCCAAGAAACCACAAAGGTGTTAACCGATGCAGCCTGCGAAGGTAAGGTGGACGAGCTAAGAGGCATAAAGGAGAATGTTATCATAGGCAATCTCATACCCGCAGGAACAGGTCTGTGGGAATATGCGGAGATAGACGTGCTTGAGGAAGAGGAGGCAAAAGTTCTCAAAGATGTGCTATAATAATCAGCTTAGGAGGTTTAAGGTATGCCTACCATAAACCAGCTTGTAAAACAAGGTAGGGAAAAGAAGAAGAAAAAGAGTAAAGCACCCGCTCTTCAGGGTAATCCACAAAAGAGGGGAGTTTGTGTAAGGGTATACACGGTTACTCCCAAAAAGCCTAACTCCGCTCTAAGGAAAGTTGCAAGAGTAAGGCTATCAAACGGCATTGAGGTAACCGCCTACATACCTGGTGAAGGACACAACCTCCAGGAGCACTCCATAGTCTTGGTAAGAGGTGGAAGAGTAAAAGACCTTCCCGGTGTTCGTTATAAAGTTATAAGAGGTGCACTTGACGCTGCAGGTGTTGCCAATAGAAGACAGTCAAGGTCCAAATACGGCGTTAAGAGACCAAAAGCAGGTCAACAAACACAGGCAAAAGGAGGTAAGAAGTAATGCCAAGAAAGGGTCCTGTTCCCCCAAGAGAAATCCCTCCAGACCCAAAATATGGCGATGTGTTAGTCCATAAGCTTATCAATAAGGTAATGAAGGATGGTAAAAAATCCGTGGCGGAGTGGATAGTCTACACCGCTCTTGAATCCGCCGCAAAGGAAGTAAACATGCATCCCGTGGAGCTTCTTCATAAGGTGGTGGAAAAGCTAAAACCCGAGTTTGAAGTGCGTCCCAGAAGGGTAGGTGGTGCAACCTATCAAGTTCCCATAGAAGTCCCTCCAAGAAGGCAAATAAGCCTTGCTATCAAATGGCTGGTGGAAGCTGCAAGAGAAAGACCAAGGCACAGAGGAAGTTATACCATGATAGAAAGATTAAAAGCGGAGCTCTTGGATGCACTAAACGAAAGGGGTGGTGCCATAAAGAAGAAAGAAGATACTCACAAGATGGCGGAAGCCAACAAGGTTTTTGCACACTTTAGATGGTAAGGAGGAAGTCATGCCAAGGCTTGTGCCCATAGAAAGGCTCAGAAACATAGGAATAGTAGCCCATATAGATGCAGGAAAGACTACAACCACAGAAAGGATACTCTACTACACGGGTAAAACCTACAAAATAGGCGAAGTGCACGAGGGTGCTGCCACGATGGACTGGATGCCCCAAGAGAGGGAAAGAGGTATAACCATAACTGCAGCAACCACCGCCTGCTACTGGAAAGACCACCAGATAAACATCATAGACACCCCTGGTCACGTGGACTTCTCGGTGGAAGTGGTCCGTTCCATGAAGGTTTTGGACGGTATTATCTTCATCTTCTCTGCGGTGGAAGGTGTTCAGCCTCAATCAGAAGCCAACTGGAGATGGGCGGACAGGTTTGGAGTGCCAAGAATCGCCTTTATAAACAAATTAGACAGGCTTGGTGCGGACTTTTACAGGGTTCTTGGTGAGATAGAGAAAAAGCTAAGCATTAAGCCTGTTG harbors:
- the rpsG gene encoding 30S ribosomal protein S7 translates to MPRKGPVPPREIPPDPKYGDVLVHKLINKVMKDGKKSVAEWIVYTALESAAKEVNMHPVELLHKVVEKLKPEFEVRPRRVGGATYQVPIEVPPRRQISLAIKWLVEAARERPRHRGSYTMIERLKAELLDALNERGGAIKKKEDTHKMAEANKVFAHFRW
- the rpsL gene encoding 30S ribosomal protein S12 yields the protein MPTINQLVKQGREKKKKKSKAPALQGNPQKRGVCVRVYTVTPKKPNSALRKVARVRLSNGIEVTAYIPGEGHNLQEHSIVLVRGGRVKDLPGVRYKVIRGALDAAGVANRRQSRSKYGVKRPKAGQQTQAKGGKK